The Manihot esculenta cultivar AM560-2 chromosome 8, M.esculenta_v8, whole genome shotgun sequence genomic interval tttttattaataattttcatttaaaaaattaatatttctaaaaaatattaaatttaattttcaaatgaaaatataaaaacaattataaatatttttataaaatattaaattaattattatataaatggaTTTGGATATCCTGTATACCTAATCTAAATTGGAATTTCAACCCACTGCTAGCATACTTTTCAAAGTAAAATTCATTCCAAACTTAGATTACATGCTATTCAAATTCATTCCAAACCCACTGGTAgcatactttttaaaataaaattcattttaaatttgattacaTGCTATTTAGAAATGAATTAGATCTGGTATTTAAAAATATACGACCCGTTGTCATCGATATAATCTTTATTTAAGTGATTTAAATGCTGCTAGCTGAATACAAAATGTGTTAGGGTAAGATTCAATTGTCTTAAGTACAGGGGCGGAGGGAAGGTACGGCAaggggcacgtgccgtaccggcgactgaaaaatgctttgaaggggatgaaggtgctgcagcggcgcagccggtgcCCTACCAAAGAGAAGCTCCTGGCTCCGCCACTGCTTAAGTATATTCTTGTCATAGCTTATAATGTAAGTTTCTATTATTAGTGGAAACAATTAGGACAATCGTTAGCATATTTTGCATGTTGGACAATACTGTTATAAAAGAACATCATTATAAGACAGTTTATTATTGCCTCTAAACATATTGATAGTTGGTAAATTAGAGCatgaatttattataaaaataaatgttgATCGGGATGCATCTATCCTGAAAACATTTGGGATAAAAATATATCTAATAATTCAAATTTGCTTGTAATAAATTGAAGTTTGTTTGCAAGCAATGTAAAGTTCTCTATTTGGCTTGGTTTGGTGCAAGCCTCCTATGTTGATCCCCATTATATGAGATTTACCAAAAAAAAATTGACCCTAGAAATAAAGCCTCCATTATGCTATTATGCTATAAGCCCAATAATTCTTAAATTTCTTTTTCACCTTATCTTATTGATTTAGTCTTAGAATTTTCAATTCGTTTAGATATAAGTGTATATTTTCAGAACTagtaaaagataaattattatgataatcatcataataaaaaaaaaacacaaaattttaaggtagtttcCCTCTCGACTACACCCATAGACGTCTATCTTTCACTAAtcacaataaaattattaaatacaaaCTCAAATTATTTACTCATCAATCTCACACTACAAACTGcttgtaaaaaatatattaattagccCTCTCAATCTAGAAATAACTTAATGTATTTACCATAACTACATATATATTATACACCGTAAAGGGTGTCTCACTACATGGGCAAAATACTTTTCTACCTTCGGCCAAAGCCTCTCTCCCTCTTTGAGACTGCACTACACGACAACAACGGAAAAAACACTTTCTCCACAATTGGGCAAAACCCTTTATTACTATGAGCAAAAGTCATTCTCTTTAATTGGGCGGAGCTAAATAATCTATTAACTATCATCCTATTTATAGTATTAAACTCTTTAGTCCTATTCTAATTAGAAATCTCATTCAAATTAGAAATAACATATAAATGAGAGATCTATCCCATTTAATCCTCTACCAATTGGAAAATAAATCTTTCACTCTAATTAAAAAGAGTATTCTACTAAGTTTATGCGTCTCTCGCTGTTtagaaataaatatttcacCGTAATTGGAAAAGAATATTCCACAAGCATTATGAGTCATAAATCTAACGATCACTGCCTTGACTAAAAATCCACCCACCATACCATACCTTAAGTAGAAGCAATCATCAAATTTTCATACTTGAACTTAGAACCTTTCAAATCTTCATGGTCTTCATGATCATAAGAGCACATCAGCGAGCTCTCATGATTCCACCTCAATTTTGTGCTATCATCTTTGACCTAATTATTTTAACATGGTTCACCCACTATCCAACAGTAAAATCATCGAATACAAGCTTAAGTTATCTACCTATCAATCTATTACACCCAATCAACTACTGCAAATGGTTTATAGTAGATATATTAGTTAGTCCCTATTAGTCTTTTTTATGAATAACTCAATATATTTACTATAACTATATTATACACCACAAAGGGTGTTCTCATTGCAGGGCGCTTTTACCTTAGACCGAAGTCTCTCTCTCCCACCATGACATACACTACACTACATAACGGTGTTCTAAAAGCCTGTTCTCCATGATTGGGCAAAACCCCTTAGTACTATAGGCAAAATCCCTTCCCTTTAATTGGGAGAGCCAAATAATCTATAAACTATACACTTATTTATAATGTTAGATCTTTCAATCATAATCTAATTAGAAATTCTATCCAATTTAGGAATAACATATAAACAAGAGATGTATCTCTTTTAGTTTCCATCTATCAAGGAATAAATCTTCCACTCTATCAAGTTATGAGTTTCCACATgttcataaataaattttctattttaattaggAAAGAGTATCTCATTAATATTATGATATTATTGTATTTAGTAGAAATAATGAagaacataaaattaaaatttttaattaatactctttacattaatagaaaataaaaaaaaataatgatgatAATTATTTGCGATAAACATTTTGTTgataattttcaatattttaaatgtttagtGACTAAACATTTATCAATGAGAGCAACAATAGAATATCAATTGTAATATTATTAACGATTTTTTGTTACATGTATTTATTCTTTTGTAGAGAGATATTTCAATTATAAGCTCAAATGTCAGTAGTTATTAATTGagattcatttaaattaaaaataatgaaatttaataaaaaattataaaatttaaattaattttaactaaataaaatataaaaaaatcactgGTGAAACAAGATTGTTAGTAGATAAAATTACAGACATCAATGCATCAATATTTCATCATAtctcaaaataatatataattcaaaCGACATAATTTTTGAATATGATAGAAAATATAGATGGCAAAAGTATTTCATTAACAAATATAATGGCAATTTATCCATCACAAAATGATTCATATATAGTATGTGGTGCATAATTTTCTATCAAATTGATAatgttttaacttctatttgttttgttaaaaatattttttaataaaatatttttacattctttaatagttaaaatattaaaaaattagctaaataaaaatattttttaataaaaaaaaaattttaaaaaataaatatttacataagaAACTAAACAGTGTGCTAAGAGGTAAAGAGAATCTTCCGGACGGTGTTCTAAAAGCTAAAATTAGTCTTCCACGAAACAAAATGGTGAGAAGTAATGAAACGATGGAAAATGACATGAGAAACACATAAAATAGCTCTCAtcataatctttttttttttaattatattttaggtTATTATagtttatactataaaaagtaaaaatataattataagacTTCGTCGGTAATCGATTTATAATTCAATCATAGACATTTGAAATGGTGGATAAATAATCAGTAACTTACTTTAACGATTAACTTTTTCATAATTTGATCGGTAAATTTTatcgttattttttatttttcttatagtgTTATTAGGTAGTTAAGCAGAGTTGGAGACAATTACCCAATCAACTTGTGCATATAAACTATATCATAAAGCTCAATAAATCACatccttttattttcattttttttttcataacttACATATGGTAACAAAGTCCGTTGAAACTTTTTTTCTCTAAAtccttttcttttctcaacTTTAGTTCTTGAGAAATTTCATCTCAGAAATAGAGATGGAATGTACACTTTGTTGAATTTTGAAGTTAATAGTTCTGGTGAAGATAATAGTGGGTGGAGATGCATTTATCGTTCGATggtgattcattttgggaaTATCAATGTCACGCTTTTAGGCAATTTAGCTGCCTTCAAATTGAGATGCTGCTAAGGTACTCACCGCTGCTAGTCCTCTTTTTCATTTGAGTCTAGCCGCATGCATGAAGGTTTTTGACTTCTACTTGGATTTTTGATTTGTCTCCTTCATTGAAGGTTTTGcaaattttgattttagtttTTTAGTATGGAATTACAATAGTTGAAGCGGTGGTGTGGTGAAGTTAGGCCTATCATTTTTGGAaagttatgaaaatatttagtttttttaaatttgagttaGATTTCTGAATTTTGATTGGTTTGAtttcatttgatttatttagatgattttaaattaaaactttcttatAAATGATTAGACTACACTATAAATTAACTTTCTGGTAATAAGAAATGCAATATTCttattgataattaaaaaaatgaatgtcaagtaattttcaaataaaagtattaaatattgtaatcaataaaaataaattactaatgAAATATCAATATATATGATTATCTTAATTGATGGGTAAGAGTCTTTTGAGAATGATATTACATTCATCGGAAGACAATGGGAGAGAGTGTCTGTGAAGAGACAACTAGCTTAGATTAAAGAAGTCAAAAAGTATaagtttctcttattttttcacATGAATTATGCATATCATGTGAATGATAGTGATATTTATGTACATATATATAGAAAGTGTGGGGTGGTCCTatgaatatgatgatgatgcccACTAACTTGGAAGATTAGGCATGCCTTGGTTGTTTCTCATTAACccattttgttttctttctcctttgtttttatgaaaaattcattaattaatgatttaattttaaaaaatatattataattattaatatatatgcattataaattcttatattattaattatatctgAACTATTATAATTATGACTCATTCCGATCTCTACTTGCAACTCTGACATTGATCATGAGCCCGTCGTCGATGTAAGCCAAGAGGAGGATGCTATAACACATGACACCCACCGGAAAATCCAAAGCACGAGAATCCGCCTCTCTCCAAACATGCGAAATCCTCAGACACCCACTGCTATTTAGCAGAAGCTTAATCAAATCAACGAGCTACGCTGCACTAGTAGGAATAGAGACTCGTTGTTCAAGATCTGCACCGCAAGGGGATTATAACTTTCATCTCAGagtctaatttaatttattttaaatcgttgttcaaaattttattatttaactatttttatcttaatttattttataatatggaaaacatatttttctttaattttggtatacaaaaaaatacttttaaaataattatatattaaaaattactattttttaattatttacttataACATATATGATGTTAGCTTTTTTATAgattaacatattattattaatttataaaaatatatatataatatattattattaagtagtatatcaaataaattttgtTTTGCTTTTTTTCACATGTAAGAAAATACattacaaaattattaaatacagtagagaaataatatttttgaaattgttataatttagataatttgaaagaataatttttttttattcaatttcgaTTCTACTATAAACATTTTTAATGATTTGAAATCTGAAAAAATGTAGAGTTTTGATATATGTGAGTGAGTTTAACTTAAATTATTCGCGTTTTTCTCCTTTATTCACTTTTCTATTTATATTCTAGCAGTACCACCTATCaatatcatataaaattatacGTACGGATATACTCTCTATCATAtgactatttaatttctttttgcgCTCGTACTGATAGAATCATAGGTATAGATGGACATGTTCCCTTTATTGACCCATTAAATTcagtaaattaaattctttttattaagTTCGAACTCCGTCTGCTAAACCTATTGAAATGCAGACTGTGTATTATTGAACAAGTTCGCGAAGGGAGTTTCGATGGATTTTAAACTTGACTTTTTATACGAGGATTCGACCATGGTCTGAGTGTCTGATCCAATAATCATtacttttcatattttttttattatttatatgtcaaatattcattatttaataaatttgaatataaaacTAAATATATTAAAGTGACTAAAACTCTTACGctctaaatttattaaaatttcagtgagtatttattttcttgaatctatttaattttatttaactgtttaattataatttaaaactaaatttgaattaaaatataaaatttagtaatCTTTTACTGCTATATAATTAAGGCAAATTCaaccttatatatatatatttatatatatacagattaaAGTAGAATTAAATAATCTTAATAGGAAGATCTATTCCCCAATATAAATTTGTGGGTAGTTGTACCCACAAAGTCTACCAATGATTAAATGACCAACCAGCCTAACCaaacttttttttaagaaagataattatttaattctttgaaaaataataattaatattattttgaaaataaaaaaaaactaaaaagttGATTATTTTGTAACGGATGTAGTATTAATTAGTTGTAAATATCTAAGAAAGTTTCATAATGGTTGGAGGAAAAAAGGAAGGAAAGGGTCAAAACCTAGAGGGAAGAGGAAATTCCGGAGAACTTTGAGCGGCCAAACCGTAGTTAAAGAATCGAAATTTGGAAACCTTCAAATCACTAAAAACACGACACGTAAGAAGGTACAAATCCATTGCTTTCATGGACAAGCATAACGCCGTAGAAAAAACGGGACAAAGAGAACTGTACAAATTTCCCAAAGAGAAACCACTTTCCCATTTCAACTtccaataaataattaataaaaagcaaCATTTGGGTCCTCGTGACTCTGATTTTACAAATTTAAAGgtattttacaaaaaaaagaaaaaagaaagttgATAGCGAATGTTACGGGATAGAGTTCATCCCtccattcttttttctttttaacaattaatttattaataatatttaaaaaaataagaaaacagaGTAAaacttagttttttattttttttattttataatttataattaaatttatattaaaataatattatataattaataaataataataatattttttaaaataaaaatcaaaaattaatgaaataaaatataagaaacctcatatttatttaaatatatttattactaaACTAAActtctaataataatttttaaaattattaaaaaataataatataaaaatattttttaatataaattaaattataaactattttaacgtatattattttgatatagattaaattataaagatttaagtgaaaataaataaaattataaattattttttatatttttttaattgtttttaatataaatactaCTCTATTCGATTTTCTCAAGTAGCTCAACTTAATTGAGTAGCTAAACATATATTATTTATCTAGGAGACTTAGGTTAGAATCTCTACGCTACGCATCTCTGctcaaagaaatttaaaaaaaaaaaactgctaATAGCCCATTACTGTTTCCAATTCTTTCCATTGCCAAAATTCAAGAATTCTAGTGGTTCTTATTTTGTTTCTATTTCAAAATTTCTCTTcctttgaaaatatttataaaggTAAGTTTTCTATTCTATTATTATTCTTATATACTATTCTTTATTATTTAAGAgttgattgaattttttttttaatctcccTTTGTTGCAAATTGATTCAAATGAATTGTTTGAAAATATTgattcaattatttaatttaaaaatatattttttgaaagaaTGAGTTCCATATAtaatgattagaaaaaaatgtattaattataaaaaagataTGGGTTTCAGGAATAATCGGttaaattgtttaaatttaagaaaaattaaattttaaatatataaaaatatgattaatgatctgagatccaaaaaaTGGGGTTTTACAATGAATTCTGTAAGACTAAAAAAAACCTAGATCTAGAgaagagtatttctccttttatatttcTCCTTTTGGCAGCTAGTGACATGTAACAGAATGTGTATCATTGGACCACTTGTTCttgctacgttgatacggacgtacgagggaatcagatctctgttccatgcataacggcccctgattctctccaggtacacatgcggatggtcccacaaaGCGAATAGGCTAAACTCCTTATAAGTTCCGAGCTGGGCCAGAAGATAAGGATAAGGCTGGGCCTAGAGGGGATCTGTTCATTGGGCCGAATGAGCTGGGTCGGCCTGATTGGAGAATCTTACTGGAATCCGGTCTTTGAGCTGAGCGGGCTACACCTGACTCTTAAAAAAGATTTAGAAGCCTTCGAATTATGGGCCGTCTTAATGGACCTAGCCTCAATCCGGATGAAaaaacccagcggtcatcaatgaTTTTAcgaataatttgaaatttaaattaaatatatttttatattcatttaaattaattaggctAAAAATTTGACCAAGTCTTTCTTATAGATAAAGACATTTTCCTTGCAAGTAGACACAGTAATTCTATAGAATCCATACAACAACAAAAATTGTCCTCAATTTTCAGAGCTTACATTATGTTGTGATGTAACATAATTGCCATCTCATCAATTTATCAccagtttaatttaaataaattttattatatttttttcgtGATTTTACGTAATCGATTTATATGaaacaataaattaattattttaaaaaatatataattagaaaTGGATGAATAAATTGTTatatttaatgtaaaaaatcatttataattCAGCGTTAAGAATCTCAAGTATGAAATCCAGTTGGATATTCAGtttgaattaaatttcaaaaaataaaaataaaaagagccaATTAAGCCGAGATTACATAGATATGATTTGACTGATCGAGTCGATTTGGGCGCTTCGATCGAGAAGTTAAACCCGCATATCTCACCAATCCACGAGGTTCGTCCGATTAATACAACTTCTAATCGGACGAACCACACACGTACCCGAAATTTACCCGCGAAATATTTATCATCTTTCCCACCAACTCTCATTTACGATTCACATATAAATGCCCAAAAAAGGCGAAATTCTTGTTTCGAACGAAGCTTCCTGGAAGTTGCCATGGCACTCACTGCTCCCACTCTCCATTTAAGCGATCCACCTTCGTCTCTCTTTCTCCTCAACCCctcaatttcttcttcttcttcatcttcttcttcatcttcttcttctcctctattTCTCTATACCCATTTTAGGTTTCTGGGTCACTCAGTTTTTCCGCCATGAAACAGTTCATCAAGGCTATCAGTCCCAAACGCCTTTTCAGATCCAAAAAGGACCGATCTGTTGTCTCCAGATCTGATCCGTCGTCATATAGTTATGGTGCGTCGTCGTCTTCGTCTTCCGACTCTTCCGTTTCCAACCATAAGCCTGATTTGATAGGCGGTGCGGTTGATATCGGAACGCCTACCAGTGTTCTCCCTGATTTATCCGGTGACTGGTCAGACATCTCCTGCGATACTTATTCAGAGCTGCTTCAGGCCTTTAAGCTCATAGACAAGGATAATGATGGGATTATCCCAAGGAACGAGTTAGAGGCGCTGTTGAGCCGATTGGGAGCGAAACCTCCCAGCCAAGAAGAGGTGGCGACGATGTTAAGCGAGGTGGATCAGGAGGGCGATGGATTCATAAGCGTGGAGGCTCTAATGAGCCGCATCGGCTCCACCTATGAACCGGCGGCGGACGATGAGCTTAGAGTGGCTTTTGAGTTCTTTGACACGGATCAGGACGGGAAAATAACAGCCGAGGAGCTACTCGAAGTTTACAAAACGCTCGGGGACGAGCAGTGCACGTTAGACGATTGCCGGCGCATGATAGCACAGGTGGATAAGAACGGGGTTGGGTTTGTATGCTTCGAAGATTTTTCTCGCATGATGGAGCTTCAAAGATGATCATTGTTATAATTAGATCATGCGATGGTGGTGCACTTGATAAatgtcttgattttttttttcttttttgtcctTTATAATTTTCTTCTTAAGAATCGAGTGATCTGGGGTGGAGTAGGAGTAGCTATGGTGGAGATGAGTTACATAGTAAAAGATCAGGAGCGGCCCTGATTGCTTGATCTCGCTGCAAATATGCCTCTCTCAGCCGTATATATATGATGATCAGATAATTCCTTTGAACATTTCTATTTTTGCTCTTTTAATTGTTGAATAATCATCATATTTCCCACATCTATACTTACTAAATTaagttttttcattaattattttgattatattctatgaaataattaaaattttcaattattgtatttcttttattatgaatattggatgataaTTAAAATTGCCCATCCATGATTTATAGTTTTATACATGATATATGTGatgcaaattaaaatattaaagagtattttataaaaattaaatatataaaatcataaataaatgGATGAATTTTAATGCGACAAATGTATTTtgtgttataattttaaataatttattaatgtataaattttattaataatttttaaaagtaaataaataaaaaatgaaagtataaaaaattatactgtgaaagattataattttttaagtttgtGATTTAATTTTGTATTGAAATATTATCTTGTAATTCttgtaatatttttcaaaaattttacaaaatatttcttattatttaataaaaattttaaaataaatataatttaaaaattaataaaataattatttttatttatatatataaaaaggtaaaataaataaaaattataaaaaaataatatataacaattatattattgataataataaattttatataaatatattataattaatgattaatttataatttttttaaaatgaaaattagggATTGcggaaataaaatttaagaccCGGAAATTTACTTAGATACATTTATCTATTAGATTAAGTCCATGCACTTACCCACCAGATTAAGTATATGAAtacaactttattttttttaaagcaaaattactagttgtattaataaaatttcatcaaataaagagTGATATCATTCCAAATAGAGAGATAATCATGTCTAATAGGTTCTCTAGTTAAAGTATGAGCAGTTAAAGTagcatgtgtaatacccggcgagagtccggcatcggaattctactttccgatggagttccgGTTGCCGAAAGTCTTTAGACGggatagatttatgtttttctcaaatgttttggtatatttcatagttttaagcataaggaaatgagtttttgagtgaaatgaaccaaggcagaaaagccaggttcggccgccgaagttgaggttcggccgccgaacatgcatggctttcggtttcacgtgtggccgccgaaggtggtctggccagccacctataaaaggccctcagtcggttgaaacgataagatcaccgtttctttgacctgctgaggtgagaccctgtccttttgcGAGTTTTCTTcgtgttttcattaaatcatgcaaaaatttgattgatttttatgtttatttgaaggttttgagttagaaacttgaattttgaagtttggagaggttgaaggagagttgctctaaaacttcacgttaggatcattcatcttcttggtGTCAAGAGGTCAGTGAAGATcatgagcttgtttttatgttttctgaaggttttatgaggttatgggagagagttgcatgaatagggttagttttgaggttttggtgatttttgtgagagaagcttgtatatgtgttgtatgtttgtgttgttggggtttttaggtaggttttgacccctttgagcatatacttgggtgtatgcaagttgaggaattgaggtgtttgagtttgagagcgtttttgtgcttttggtgagaggcagagcaagtttctgccttgtggatgaactcaggttcggccgccgaaggtacattcggccgccgaacccatgaggaggtagctgcggctgcccaagcttgcccccgaaagggttcggctgccgaaagtagagcttcggccgccgaaggtagagcttcggcctccgaaggtgcatgagtttcgtctctggagaggactttcggccgccgaacctgccgccgaaagttatttgttgctgtgggtgaatgctgaatgatccaatagtctctgagagaagtccaggagcctttgactacgccctagcaggtttagagaagtccaggagcctttgactacgccctggcaggtatagtaaagtccaggagcctttgactacgtccTGGCAatagtaagtacagaggtgttatatacacatatacatatatgacaggaagaccaggtgctcgattctacgccctggcacgatagagttaccgggactatgtggtgacaagtttacccttgatgtggattgtctgtgata includes:
- the LOC110621705 gene encoding probable calcium-binding protein CML36, which codes for MKQFIKAISPKRLFRSKKDRSVVSRSDPSSYSYGASSSSSSDSSVSNHKPDLIGGAVDIGTPTSVLPDLSGDWSDISCDTYSELLQAFKLIDKDNDGIIPRNELEALLSRLGAKPPSQEEVATMLSEVDQEGDGFISVEALMSRIGSTYEPAADDELRVAFEFFDTDQDGKITAEELLEVYKTLGDEQCTLDDCRRMIAQVDKNGVGFVCFEDFSRMMELQR